From the Rhodothermales bacterium genome, one window contains:
- a CDS encoding PKD domain-containing protein translates to MFLLLSPPANGQTLDYFARMGSSSYDAGEDLVLDAAGNTYLTGRFMNTVDFDPGPGIFNLTSAGGEDVFVASYDASGGFRWALGFGDTGADLGHGIALDAAGNVYVMGRFTGTADLDPDGVHTITSNGELDTFVAKYTNDGHFVWGFSFGGEIDDAGEDIAVDPSGQVYLTGGIQGTVDFDPGPGVAEFTSTGDLDIFRVKYSTDGEYLWAYVAPDAQIDNQRGFRMVVDDAGYSYVTGWFKRNPVVGTTGGEQIHSNGESDAWIGKFDPDGQYLWAFNLGATARDLGTAIAVDRAGNTIGAGFIKNTVDFDPGPGVYNLPGNALNNGYLAKYDPDGNLVWAFLLENVSTKASTQIFNIGVDDDNNYYAAGFLQGTVDFDPNGTFELTGNGPYDAFLAKYDAGGNLIWAFKVGGTNNDFGQGVDNTADGSIIVMTGRFRGTADLSVAGDGSATVASAGLDDIFLARYNQEVGNATPIASFTATPGAGALDLDLDGSASFDPDGAIVLWEWDFGDGQTGAGASTSHTYASIDLYTITLTVTDNQGKTASSVQTILVGNPPPVASFVAANVAGTRDIDVDASASTDNGTIVSWDWDFGDGSTGTGETASHSYLADGTYQVTLSVTDDGGATDQDTQDITVVAGALPPTASFTATQTAGTLEASFDASASSDSDGAIVAWSWDFGDGASGSGETTTHTYAAAGAYTVVLTVTDDDGLTDTDTQSLVVVEPGGDGAFIESGGLVVFEAEHFHTRIARSGHEWIENTAHAGYSGASAMEAYPDDGSQIKNNAETTSPEIAFNATFTTTGDYYVWGRLWAPDKNGNSVYVGFDGTLGGKYDIFQTNLYGSWEWVVFQSNSVTTPYAIASAGLHTIHFWLRKDGLILDRVVMTTDAGYVPSGTGPDESPRGASAPVFAARGAQGDAPAFVLLDDRLPDSYALEGAYPNPFNPTTTLRFALPADSPVRLIVYDAMGRHVSTLIDGERGAGLHEAVWDGTTDAGGTVASGVYLIRMQAGAFVATRNVLLLK, encoded by the coding sequence ATGTTTCTGCTGCTGAGCCCGCCGGCCAACGGCCAGACCCTGGATTATTTCGCCCGTATGGGCAGTAGCAGTTACGACGCCGGCGAAGACCTCGTGCTGGACGCCGCGGGTAACACGTACCTGACCGGGCGTTTTATGAACACGGTAGACTTCGACCCCGGCCCGGGCATTTTTAACCTGACCAGCGCCGGCGGAGAGGACGTCTTCGTGGCCTCCTACGACGCGTCGGGCGGTTTCCGCTGGGCCCTCGGGTTCGGCGACACCGGCGCCGACCTGGGCCATGGGATCGCGCTCGATGCCGCCGGCAACGTCTACGTCATGGGCCGCTTCACCGGCACGGCGGATCTCGACCCCGACGGAGTTCATACGATCACCAGCAACGGCGAACTCGACACGTTTGTCGCCAAATACACCAACGACGGGCACTTCGTGTGGGGCTTCTCGTTCGGCGGCGAGATCGACGATGCCGGCGAGGACATCGCCGTCGATCCGTCTGGCCAGGTTTACCTGACCGGCGGCATCCAGGGAACCGTCGACTTCGACCCGGGCCCCGGCGTCGCCGAATTCACGAGCACGGGGGATCTGGACATCTTCCGCGTCAAGTACTCCACGGACGGCGAATACCTCTGGGCCTACGTCGCCCCGGATGCGCAAATCGACAACCAGCGGGGCTTCCGGATGGTGGTGGACGACGCCGGGTACAGCTATGTCACCGGGTGGTTCAAACGCAACCCCGTCGTCGGCACGACGGGCGGCGAGCAGATCCACAGCAACGGCGAATCCGATGCCTGGATCGGCAAGTTCGATCCGGACGGTCAATACCTCTGGGCGTTCAACCTCGGCGCCACGGCGCGCGACCTCGGAACCGCCATCGCGGTAGACCGGGCCGGCAACACCATTGGAGCCGGCTTCATCAAGAACACGGTCGACTTCGATCCGGGGCCCGGTGTCTATAACCTCCCGGGCAACGCCCTGAACAATGGCTATCTCGCGAAATACGATCCGGACGGCAACCTGGTGTGGGCCTTCCTTCTCGAAAACGTGAGCACGAAGGCTTCGACCCAGATTTTCAACATCGGCGTCGACGACGACAACAATTACTACGCAGCCGGCTTCCTACAGGGCACGGTCGACTTCGACCCCAACGGAACGTTTGAGTTGACGGGAAACGGCCCGTACGATGCCTTTCTGGCCAAGTACGACGCCGGCGGCAACCTCATCTGGGCGTTTAAGGTCGGCGGCACCAACAACGACTTCGGCCAGGGCGTCGACAACACGGCGGACGGATCGATCATCGTGATGACCGGGCGATTCCGGGGCACGGCAGACCTGTCGGTCGCCGGCGACGGCTCCGCCACGGTCGCCAGCGCCGGGCTGGACGACATCTTCCTGGCGCGCTACAACCAGGAGGTCGGCAACGCAACACCCATTGCAAGCTTCACCGCAACCCCTGGAGCCGGCGCGCTGGACCTCGACCTGGATGGCTCGGCCTCCTTCGACCCCGACGGAGCGATCGTCCTCTGGGAATGGGATTTCGGCGACGGCCAGACCGGAGCCGGCGCGTCGACGTCGCATACTTATGCGTCGATCGACCTGTACACGATCACGCTGACCGTGACCGACAACCAGGGCAAAACCGCCTCCTCCGTACAGACGATCCTGGTGGGCAATCCCCCTCCGGTGGCCTCGTTCGTCGCCGCGAACGTGGCCGGCACGCGGGACATCGACGTCGACGCGAGCGCCTCGACGGACAACGGGACGATCGTTTCCTGGGACTGGGACTTTGGCGACGGGAGCACGGGGACGGGCGAAACCGCCAGCCATAGCTATCTCGCCGACGGCACCTACCAGGTCACCCTGAGCGTCACCGACGATGGGGGCGCCACGGACCAGGACACGCAGGACATTACCGTCGTGGCCGGCGCTCTGCCGCCGACGGCGAGCTTCACGGCAACCCAGACGGCCGGCACGCTGGAAGCGAGCTTCGACGCGTCAGCATCGAGCGATAGCGACGGAGCCATCGTGGCCTGGAGCTGGGACTTCGGCGACGGCGCTTCCGGTTCCGGTGAAACGACGACGCACACCTACGCAGCCGCCGGCGCCTACACGGTCGTCCTCACCGTCACCGACGACGACGGCCTGACCGACACCGACACCCAATCCCTCGTCGTGGTTGAGCCCGGCGGCGACGGCGCGTTCATCGAATCGGGCGGTCTGGTCGTCTTCGAAGCGGAGCACTTCCACACGCGCATCGCGCGGAGCGGCCACGAGTGGATCGAAAACACGGCGCATGCCGGCTACAGCGGGGCGAGCGCGATGGAGGCCTACCCCGACGACGGCAGCCAGATCAAGAATAACGCCGAGACGACCAGCCCCGAGATCGCCTTCAACGCGACGTTTACGACCACGGGCGACTATTACGTCTGGGGACGGCTCTGGGCGCCGGACAAAAACGGCAATTCGGTCTATGTCGGTTTCGACGGCACACTGGGGGGGAAATACGACATCTTCCAGACCAACCTTTACGGTTCCTGGGAGTGGGTCGTCTTCCAGAGCAACAGCGTCACGACGCCGTACGCCATCGCGTCCGCCGGCCTGCACACGATCCATTTCTGGCTGCGCAAGGACGGCTTGATTCTGGACAGGGTCGTGATGACCACCGATGCCGGGTATGTCCCCTCCGGAACAGGTCCTGACGAAAGCCCGCGCGGCGCCTCGGCGCCTGTGTTTGCCGCGCGGGGCGCGCAGGGCGATGCGCCCGCGTTCGTCCTGCTCGACGATCGCCTGCCCGACAGCTACGCGCTGGAAGGCGCCTATCCCAATCCCTTCAACCCGACCACCACGCTGCGCTTCGCGCTGCCGGCCGATTCGCCTGTTCGACTGATCGTGTACGACGCGATGGGCCGGCACGTATCGACCCTGATCGACGGCGAGCGCGGGGCCGGGCTTCATGAAGCCGTCTGGGACGGAACCACGGACGCCGGCGGCACCGTCGCCAGCGGCGTGTATCTGATCCGCATGCAGGCCGGCGCGTTCGTGGCGACGCGCAACGTCCTGCTGCTGAAGTAA